A genome region from Myxococcales bacterium includes the following:
- a CDS encoding type IIA DNA topoisomerase subunit B produces MASAKKYGADSFQVLKGLDPVRKRPGMYIGGTGKDGYHHLLWEIVDNSIDEAINGHATRVEVTLHADGKTITVDDNGRGIPIEIMREEKKPALEVVFSSLHSGAKFERGESYAVSGGLHGVGSAVVNALSSELVVQVKLGGERHELRFARGVVGGKLKNLGGARGTGTRVTFTPDEEVFGPKLCFDAALIAERLETKSYLHHGLEMVFIDETAKNAAGAREPVTHRFVHDKGIAEWLPTLVAARGKLAVPSTGAVFYLEKRDDDAQLGVELALQWTEATDDLIKSHVNSVPTPDGGTHDAGLRSAIVKAVRNYIATHGLDPKGVSLTAEDIREGVVAVLSTFVHDPQFQSQTKNRLNNPEVAGQVEALVRPALENYLNGNPNWAQAVVARTIISARAREASRAAKEGISRKTAISHRLNLPGKLADCASTDPEESELFIVEGDSAGGSAKQARDRSTQAVLPLRGKVLNTFQANDAKMSGNKELGDIVSALGCGFGPDLDLGKLRYGKIFLLMDADADGHHIATLLLTFFYRHMRTLLDAGHIYLAQPPLFRIDIGKQTYWALDDVHKERLIKQHAKANSRPSITRFKGLGEMNPETLKMTTLDPKLRSALQVRVKPGEELRTDTVIAELMGKDVAARFKLITEHAHEIDDLDV; encoded by the coding sequence ATGGCGTCGGCCAAGAAGTACGGCGCAGATTCGTTCCAGGTCCTGAAGGGCCTCGACCCGGTGCGCAAGCGCCCCGGCATGTACATCGGCGGGACCGGCAAGGACGGCTACCACCACCTGCTCTGGGAGATCGTCGACAACTCGATCGACGAGGCCATCAACGGCCACGCCACCCGGGTCGAGGTCACGCTGCACGCCGACGGCAAGACCATCACGGTCGACGACAACGGCCGCGGCATCCCGATCGAGATCATGCGCGAGGAGAAGAAGCCCGCGCTCGAGGTGGTGTTCAGCAGCCTGCACTCGGGCGCCAAGTTCGAGCGCGGCGAGAGCTACGCGGTGTCGGGCGGCCTGCACGGCGTCGGCTCGGCGGTGGTCAACGCGCTGTCGAGCGAGCTGGTGGTGCAGGTCAAGCTCGGGGGCGAACGCCACGAGCTGCGGTTCGCGCGCGGCGTGGTCGGCGGCAAGCTGAAGAACCTGGGCGGCGCCCGCGGCACCGGCACGCGGGTCACGTTCACCCCCGACGAGGAGGTCTTCGGCCCCAAGCTCTGCTTCGACGCCGCGCTGATCGCCGAGCGGCTCGAGACCAAGAGCTACCTGCACCACGGCCTCGAGATGGTCTTCATCGACGAGACCGCCAAGAACGCCGCCGGCGCCCGCGAGCCGGTCACCCACCGCTTCGTCCACGACAAGGGCATCGCCGAGTGGCTGCCGACCCTGGTCGCGGCCCGCGGCAAGCTGGCGGTGCCCTCGACCGGCGCGGTGTTCTACCTCGAGAAGCGCGACGACGACGCCCAGCTCGGCGTCGAGCTAGCGCTGCAGTGGACCGAGGCCACCGACGACCTGATCAAGAGCCACGTCAACAGCGTGCCGACGCCCGACGGCGGCACCCACGACGCCGGCCTGCGCTCGGCGATCGTCAAGGCGGTCCGCAACTACATCGCGACCCACGGCCTCGATCCCAAGGGCGTGTCGCTGACCGCCGAGGACATCCGCGAGGGCGTCGTCGCGGTGCTGTCGACGTTCGTCCACGACCCGCAGTTCCAGAGCCAGACCAAGAACCGCCTCAACAACCCCGAGGTCGCGGGCCAGGTCGAGGCGCTGGTGCGGCCGGCGCTCGAGAACTACCTCAACGGCAACCCCAACTGGGCCCAGGCGGTCGTGGCGCGCACGATCATCTCGGCGCGGGCGCGCGAGGCGTCGCGGGCGGCCAAGGAGGGCATCAGCCGCAAGACCGCGATCAGCCACCGGCTCAACCTGCCGGGCAAGCTGGCCGACTGCGCCTCGACCGACCCCGAGGAGAGCGAGCTGTTCATCGTCGAGGGCGACTCGGCCGGCGGCTCGGCCAAGCAGGCCCGCGATCGCTCCACCCAGGCGGTCCTGCCGCTGCGCGGCAAGGTGCTCAACACGTTCCAGGCCAACGACGCCAAGATGTCGGGCAACAAGGAGCTGGGCGACATCGTCAGCGCGCTCGGGTGCGGCTTCGGCCCCGACCTCGATCTGGGCAAGCTGCGCTACGGCAAGATCTTCCTCCTGATGGACGCCGACGCCGACGGCCACCACATCGCGACCTTGCTGCTGACGTTCTTCTACCGGCACATGCGCACGCTGCTCGACGCCGGCCACATCTACCTGGCGCAGCCGCCGCTGTTCCGGATCGACATCGGCAAGCAGACCTACTGGGCGCTCGACGACGTCCACAAGGAGCGGCTGATCAAGCAGCACGCCAAGGCCAACTCGCGGCCGAGCATCACGCGCTTCAAGGGCCTCGGCGAGATGAACCCCGAGACGCTCAAGATGACGACGCTCGATCCCAAGCTGCGCAGCGCGCTGCAGGTGCGGGTCAAGCCCGGCGAGGAGCTGCGCACCGACACGGTCATCGCCGAGCTGATGGGCAAGGACGTGGCCGCGCGCTTCAAGCTGATCACCGAGCACGCTCACGAGATCGACGACCTCGACGTGTGA
- a CDS encoding addiction module protein, producing the protein MSVSTALLQELLELPAGERAALADALLASLDETTDRVPDEVVALAWEAEIRRRVERLDAGEADVIPGDVVLARLRATADGG; encoded by the coding sequence GTGTCGGTCTCGACCGCGCTCCTGCAAGAACTGCTCGAGCTGCCGGCGGGCGAGCGCGCGGCGCTAGCTGACGCGTTGCTCGCGAGCCTGGATGAGACGACGGACCGGGTCCCGGACGAGGTCGTCGCGCTGGCGTGGGAGGCAGAGATCCGGCGCCGGGTCGAGCGCCTCGATGCCGGCGAGGCCGACGTGATCCCGGGTGACGTCGTGCTGGCTCGGCTGCGCGCGACGGCCGACGGCGGATGA
- a CDS encoding winged helix-turn-helix domain-containing protein, which translates to MAGPRTSARAPRRAPASTPRAPTVFVGREREQAQLERGLAQVPVAVVCGLAGVGKSSLAYALAGGWAGPTAHVAVGAPTLGAVLDDLRRALGPAPELLGDDARAAALAAALDATGALAVVDDLHRLAADDQARLLALVGERLERGRLVATSRERPASAQGYDRVEIHLGGLPERAARALWAALDELRGPAGGFARAFAASGGNPFHLRRSHAGDPSGPDPLVAAIAALPTDAARLLAAIALAGAPLGPDELTAIAGRDPRAPLSVLRRALLVDLDGDGAPLLHDLVRSAARAALPAATEPELHARLATALAARRDPAAIVATVRHWLAAAQPERARVHLVATGKVLLDVGASRDVATLTAELGATRDRDLGALRARALARLLDVAEGEKALRAALAARPPSGSELAALGTLALCAGRFEDARLALARAVADTEAGPSVRAALAGLDAVRRFHTESLAAAMADLATAAETARGGGRAVLAATATYLAWLERYAVGAERSGTPTTDNRAPSAHGYRAAALGALALGGYDIRTAPGDSARALAALETALAAHDDPLARIHTDAVRALRRWEDGDRLGASAALVELANRAEDTGYALAVLWVQIFAARIAFVLGQRRAARALLERVSERARALGASALVRAASYCADDDPVARLAVVLHSPRAAQSHSVRTRAFQAVAAAARGDAIEIVPDARPGYHVEAALAHLALGLAARRAADGAGDKKTKKGAAAWAKAQATAADALAGVADDDLLPALLGVLDGDPRGTTAPIVVDAVRHEVIAGARTLSLGKRPVMRKLLYALAARPGEVLSKDELTQAAWARPYDPLRHDNPLFVNLSRLRGLVKPTGLSVEADSDQGGYRLVSKDPVLVRRGR; encoded by the coding sequence GTGGCGGGCCCCCGCACCTCGGCACGAGCACCGCGCCGCGCGCCGGCGTCGACGCCGCGCGCGCCCACGGTCTTCGTGGGCCGCGAGCGCGAGCAGGCCCAGCTCGAGCGCGGGCTGGCGCAGGTGCCGGTCGCGGTCGTGTGCGGGCTGGCCGGGGTCGGCAAGTCGAGCCTCGCGTACGCGCTCGCCGGCGGCTGGGCCGGGCCGACCGCGCACGTCGCGGTGGGCGCGCCGACGCTGGGCGCGGTGCTCGACGATCTGCGCCGCGCGCTGGGCCCGGCGCCCGAGCTGCTCGGCGACGACGCCCGGGCCGCGGCGCTGGCCGCCGCGCTCGACGCCACCGGCGCGCTCGCGGTGGTCGACGATCTCCACCGGCTGGCGGCCGACGATCAGGCCCGGCTCCTGGCGCTGGTCGGCGAGCGGCTCGAGCGCGGGCGGCTGGTCGCGACGTCGCGCGAGCGCCCGGCCTCGGCCCAGGGCTACGACCGGGTCGAGATCCACCTCGGCGGCCTGCCCGAGCGCGCGGCCCGGGCGCTGTGGGCGGCGCTCGACGAGCTGCGCGGGCCGGCGGGCGGGTTCGCGCGGGCGTTCGCGGCCTCGGGCGGCAACCCGTTCCACCTGCGCCGCAGCCACGCCGGCGATCCGTCGGGGCCCGATCCGCTGGTGGCGGCGATCGCCGCGCTGCCGACCGACGCCGCGCGGCTGCTGGCGGCGATCGCCCTGGCCGGCGCGCCGCTGGGCCCCGACGAGCTGACCGCGATCGCCGGGCGCGATCCCCGCGCGCCGCTGTCGGTCCTGCGCCGGGCGCTGCTGGTCGATCTCGACGGCGACGGCGCGCCGCTCCTGCACGACCTGGTGCGCTCGGCGGCGCGCGCGGCGCTGCCGGCGGCGACCGAGCCCGAGCTGCACGCGCGCCTGGCGACCGCGCTGGCCGCGCGCCGGGATCCCGCGGCGATCGTCGCGACCGTGCGCCACTGGCTGGCGGCGGCCCAGCCCGAGCGCGCGCGGGTGCACCTGGTCGCGACCGGCAAGGTGCTGCTCGACGTCGGCGCCAGCCGCGACGTCGCGACGCTCACCGCCGAGCTCGGCGCCACGCGCGATCGCGACCTGGGCGCGCTGCGGGCCCGGGCGCTGGCGCGGCTGCTCGATGTGGCCGAGGGCGAGAAGGCGCTGCGGGCGGCGCTGGCGGCGCGGCCGCCGTCCGGCTCGGAGCTGGCGGCGCTCGGCACGCTGGCCCTGTGCGCCGGGCGGTTCGAGGACGCGCGCCTGGCGCTGGCCCGGGCGGTCGCCGACACCGAGGCCGGGCCGTCGGTGCGGGCCGCGCTCGCCGGGCTCGACGCCGTGCGCCGGTTCCACACCGAGTCGCTGGCCGCGGCCATGGCCGACCTGGCCACCGCCGCCGAGACCGCGCGCGGCGGCGGGCGCGCGGTCCTGGCCGCGACCGCGACCTACCTGGCGTGGCTCGAGCGCTACGCGGTCGGCGCCGAGCGCAGCGGCACCCCGACGACCGACAACCGCGCGCCGTCGGCCCACGGCTACCGCGCGGCGGCGCTCGGCGCGCTGGCGCTCGGCGGCTACGACATCCGGACCGCGCCCGGCGACAGCGCCCGGGCCCTGGCCGCGCTCGAGACCGCGCTGGCCGCCCACGACGATCCGCTGGCGCGCATCCACACCGACGCGGTGCGCGCGCTGCGGCGCTGGGAGGACGGCGATCGCCTGGGCGCGTCGGCGGCGCTGGTCGAGCTGGCCAACCGCGCCGAGGACACCGGCTACGCCCTCGCGGTGCTGTGGGTGCAGATCTTCGCCGCGCGGATCGCGTTCGTGCTCGGCCAGCGCCGCGCGGCCCGGGCGCTGCTCGAGCGGGTCAGCGAGCGGGCGCGCGCGCTCGGCGCCAGCGCGCTGGTGCGGGCGGCCAGCTACTGCGCCGACGACGATCCGGTCGCGCGCCTCGCGGTCGTGCTCCACAGCCCGCGCGCCGCGCAGTCGCACTCGGTGCGCACCCGGGCGTTCCAGGCCGTGGCCGCGGCCGCGCGCGGCGACGCGATCGAGATCGTCCCCGACGCCCGGCCCGGCTACCACGTCGAGGCCGCGCTCGCGCACCTCGCGCTCGGCCTGGCCGCGCGCCGCGCCGCCGACGGCGCCGGCGACAAGAAGACCAAGAAGGGCGCCGCCGCCTGGGCCAAGGCCCAGGCCACCGCGGCCGACGCGCTGGCCGGCGTCGCCGACGACGATCTGCTGCCGGCGCTGCTCGGCGTGCTCGACGGCGATCCCCGGGGCACGACCGCGCCGATCGTCGTCGACGCCGTCCGCCACGAGGTCATCGCCGGCGCGCGCACGCTGTCCTTGGGCAAGCGCCCCGTCATGCGCAAGCTGCTCTACGCCCTCGCCGCGCGCCCCGGCGAGGTGCTGTCGAAGGACGAGCTGACCCAGGCCGCCTGGGCCCGCCCCTACGACCCGCTCCGCCACGACAACCCGCTGTTCGTGAACCTCTCGCGCCTCCGCGGCCTCGTGAAGCCCACCGGCCTCTCCGTCGAGGCCGACAGCGACCAGGGCGGCTACCGCCTGGTCAGCAAGGACCCCGTCCTCGTGCGCCGGGGGCGGTAG